In Acidaminococcus fermentans DSM 20731, one genomic interval encodes:
- a CDS encoding WecB/TagA/CpsF family glycosyltransferase, translated as MDNKKPAMDILGVPVTPFSMAEAVAWLMARVEQELPTQVVTANAEIIMMAQQMPAYRALLQKTDLILADGAGTVWAGRTLGNQVPERVAGFDLFLELLKDGAHRGTKFFLFGAAPGIAEAAAAKAREIAPGVQIVGTRNGYFTKADEPEILRQINESDAQVLFAALGAPKQEFWLEEHRDALKPALRVGLGGSFDVLAGKMERAPKWMQEASLEWLFRLYKQPSRLGRMMALPKFVVKVLEAKHREK; from the coding sequence ATGGATAACAAGAAACCTGCCATGGACATCCTGGGAGTGCCGGTGACTCCTTTTTCTATGGCGGAAGCCGTGGCCTGGCTGATGGCCCGGGTGGAGCAGGAACTGCCCACCCAGGTGGTCACCGCCAATGCGGAAATCATCATGATGGCCCAGCAGATGCCGGCCTACCGGGCGCTTCTCCAGAAGACGGACCTGATCCTGGCGGACGGGGCCGGTACGGTCTGGGCCGGGCGGACCCTGGGGAACCAGGTGCCGGAACGGGTGGCCGGATTTGACCTGTTCCTGGAGCTGCTGAAGGACGGGGCACACCGGGGAACGAAATTCTTCCTGTTCGGTGCGGCACCGGGGATTGCGGAAGCGGCAGCAGCCAAGGCCCGGGAAATCGCTCCGGGAGTGCAGATCGTGGGCACCCGGAACGGATATTTCACCAAAGCCGATGAACCGGAAATCCTCCGGCAGATCAATGAAAGCGACGCCCAGGTGCTGTTTGCGGCCCTGGGAGCTCCCAAACAGGAATTCTGGCTGGAAGAACACCGGGATGCCCTGAAACCGGCCCTGCGGGTGGGCCTGGGAGGCAGCTTCGATGTGCTGGCCGGGAAAATGGAACGGGCCCCAAAATGGATGCAGGAAGCCTCCCTGGAATGGCTGTTCCGGCTGTACAAACAGCCCAGCCGTCTGGGACGGATGATGGCGCTGCCGAAATTTGTGGTGAAGGTGCTGGAAGCCAAACACAGGGAAAAATAA
- a CDS encoding phosphatidylserine decarboxylase, whose protein sequence is MGGGEVVTKYKYYIVKEGYPFIGTMLAVAVLAGYLAGPVFAVPPVVLMIYFVYFFRNRVLDVKQDPNILYSPADGTVMGVEEIFDKEFLNEPAKKVTIFLSVFNVHTNRAPMTGLIKYMRYTCGGYEPAFRDSAPIVNERMAIGLDNGSNRILVIQIAGILARRIVSWTSLGSRLKQGECYGMIKFGSCTELVVPRSVEILVRKGDKVQGGISIIGRQKAE, encoded by the coding sequence ATGGGTGGAGGTGAAGTTGTGACGAAATATAAATATTATATTGTCAAAGAAGGATATCCCTTTATCGGGACCATGCTGGCCGTGGCGGTATTGGCCGGATATCTGGCCGGACCGGTGTTTGCGGTACCTCCGGTGGTCCTGATGATCTATTTTGTCTACTTCTTCCGGAACCGGGTGCTGGATGTGAAGCAGGATCCCAATATCCTGTATTCTCCGGCGGACGGTACGGTGATGGGAGTGGAAGAGATTTTTGATAAAGAATTCCTGAACGAACCGGCCAAGAAAGTCACCATTTTCCTTTCCGTATTCAATGTGCACACCAACCGGGCTCCCATGACGGGGCTGATCAAGTACATGCGGTATACCTGCGGGGGATATGAACCGGCGTTCAGGGATTCGGCCCCCATTGTGAACGAACGGATGGCCATCGGCCTGGACAACGGCAGCAACCGGATCCTGGTGATCCAGATTGCCGGGATCCTGGCCCGGCGGATCGTTTCCTGGACCAGCCTGGGCAGCCGTCTGAAGCAGGGGGAATGTTACGGCATGATCAAGTTCGGTTCCTGTACGGAACTGGTGGTTCCCCGTTCTGTGGAAATCCTGGTCCGCAAGGGCGACAAGGTACAGGGCGGTATCAGTATCATCGGGAGGCAGAAAGCAGAATGA
- the pssA gene encoding CDP-diacylglycerol--serine O-phosphatidyltransferase: MNYKRMVPNSISGLSQMLGLISIYLSMEKDFSLAAIFIILAILADSCDGRAARALGVSGPFGVEMDSLCDVCSFGMAPSVLIYTYSLHQLGVAGMIISGLFAFGAAMRLARFNVNVSAIHGYFQGMPAPAGACVIVTFVLGGMQISPVLTALLTVAVACLMYSDVKYPDFKGHGNPLFRVPVILAFILGALVLYSDVKAWPFVIMFTYTLCGVLNAVYVKVTGKQAVFK; the protein is encoded by the coding sequence ATGAACTACAAACGCATGGTACCCAACAGCATCAGCGGCCTGAGCCAGATGCTGGGGCTGATCTCCATCTATCTGTCCATGGAAAAGGATTTTTCCCTGGCAGCCATTTTCATCATCCTGGCCATCCTGGCTGATTCCTGTGACGGGCGGGCTGCCCGGGCTCTGGGGGTCAGCGGACCTTTCGGGGTGGAGATGGATTCTCTCTGTGATGTGTGTTCTTTCGGCATGGCACCGTCGGTGCTGATCTACACCTATTCCCTCCATCAGCTGGGGGTGGCCGGGATGATCATTTCCGGTCTGTTTGCCTTTGGGGCGGCCATGCGGCTGGCCCGGTTCAACGTGAACGTATCTGCCATCCACGGGTATTTCCAGGGGATGCCAGCCCCGGCGGGAGCCTGCGTCATCGTGACCTTTGTGCTGGGTGGCATGCAGATCAGCCCGGTGCTGACGGCCCTGTTGACGGTGGCGGTAGCCTGCCTGATGTACAGCGATGTGAAGTATCCGGATTTCAAGGGCCATGGGAATCCTCTGTTCCGGGTGCCGGTGATCCTTGCCTTCATCCTGGGAGCCCTGGTGCTGTACAGTGATGTGAAAGCCTGGCCTTTTGTGATTATGTTTACCTATACCCTGTGCGGGGTGCTCAATGCTGTGTATGTGAAAGTGACGGGGAAACAGGCCGTCTTTAAGTAA
- a CDS encoding glycosyltransferase family 2 protein: MSTYFDIIMVPLQVLIVFFTIYYFVISLFGILPRKKEKKILTPKTTFAVIVAAHNEEKVIGELVENLHMLRYPDELYDIFVIADNCKDHTAEVARKAGALVYERFNQEEVGKGFALEWMFRQLFALDRQYDAVAIFDADNLVHPDFLKEMNNRFCKGERLIQGYLDVKNPNDSWVSGTFAINFWIVNHVWHLAKYTIGLSSVFGGTGMVIATEVLKKYGWKATCLTEDMEFTMKCLLEGIPTTWCQDAIIYDEKPQTFKASWNQRKRWAQGQFDVAGRYMWKLLKEGIRKRDIVILDGVIDVFQPYFMLISTFFVLCSTIYNFVPFYTNVLYALLPYHVWQVIGVAQYAIPAIILFKINAAPKSWFYTLFYPLLLYSWVPITILGFFHRHEHVWSHTIHTRSISFNDVLVPESAETGPKQIILPKEKR, translated from the coding sequence ATGAGCACGTATTTTGACATCATTATGGTTCCCCTCCAAGTGCTGATTGTCTTTTTCACCATCTACTATTTCGTCATTTCTCTGTTTGGCATTCTGCCCCGGAAAAAAGAAAAGAAGATCCTGACCCCCAAAACCACTTTTGCTGTGATCGTAGCGGCCCACAATGAGGAAAAAGTCATCGGCGAGCTGGTGGAGAACCTCCATATGCTCCGGTATCCGGATGAACTGTACGATATCTTCGTCATTGCGGACAACTGCAAGGACCATACGGCGGAGGTGGCCCGGAAAGCCGGGGCTCTCGTGTACGAGCGGTTCAATCAGGAAGAGGTGGGCAAGGGGTTTGCCCTGGAATGGATGTTCCGCCAGCTGTTTGCTCTGGATCGGCAGTATGATGCAGTGGCCATTTTTGATGCGGACAACCTGGTGCATCCGGATTTCCTGAAGGAAATGAACAACCGGTTCTGCAAGGGCGAGCGGCTGATCCAGGGGTATCTGGATGTGAAGAACCCCAACGACAGCTGGGTCAGCGGGACCTTTGCCATCAACTTCTGGATTGTGAACCATGTATGGCATCTGGCCAAGTACACCATCGGGCTGTCCAGTGTGTTCGGAGGCACGGGCATGGTGATTGCCACGGAAGTGCTGAAGAAGTATGGCTGGAAGGCCACCTGTCTCACGGAAGACATGGAATTCACCATGAAGTGCCTGCTGGAAGGCATTCCCACCACCTGGTGCCAGGATGCCATCATCTACGACGAAAAGCCCCAGACCTTCAAGGCTTCCTGGAACCAGCGGAAGCGGTGGGCCCAGGGCCAGTTCGACGTGGCGGGCCGGTATATGTGGAAGCTGCTGAAGGAAGGGATCCGGAAACGGGACATTGTGATCCTGGATGGGGTCATCGATGTGTTCCAGCCTTATTTCATGCTGATTTCCACCTTCTTCGTGCTCTGCAGCACCATCTACAACTTCGTTCCTTTCTATACCAATGTGCTGTATGCCCTGCTGCCCTACCATGTGTGGCAGGTAATCGGGGTGGCCCAGTATGCCATTCCCGCCATCATCCTGTTCAAGATCAATGCGGCGCCCAAGTCCTGGTTCTACACCCTGTTCTATCCGCTGCTGCTGTACAGCTGGGTGCCCATTACCATCCTGGGCTTCTTCCACCGGCATGAGCATGTGTGGAGCCACACCATCCACACCCGGAGCATCAGTTTCAACGATGTGCTGGTGCCGGAAAGCGCGGAAACCGGACCGAAGCAGATTATTTTGCCGAAAGAGAAGAGATAA
- the mgtA gene encoding magnesium-translocating P-type ATPase, translating into MKKENMNKKIQAAAQVAQAKLQQAAALDVNGVLARYGASLTGLTEAQVEDSREKFGANRVTREKKKSLAARLIQAFVNPFTVILFVLAGVSTVTDIILPLKQGDMDSFNPVTVIIILTLLLISGVLRFVQETRSGDAAAKLLELITTTCTVIREGGKKQEIPLQDVTVGDLVFLSTGDMVPADLRILEAKDLFVSQSALTGESAPQEKVSQAVQDSEKKAVTELANLAFMGTNVISGSATGLVLGVGDHTLFGSMASSMAQEAPETNFTKGVNSVSWVLIRFMMAMVPLVFFINGITKGDWVAAFLFAISVAVGLTPEMLPMIVTTCLAKGAVSMSEKKTVVKSLNSIQSFGAMDVLCTDKTGTLTQDKVVLEYHLDANGRPSQRVLRYAYLNSYFQTGYKNFMDRAIIQKTEEEENADPRLVDLSENYRKVDEVPFDFARRRLSVVVIDPKGRTQMITKGAVEEMLGICSQVEQENGPVALTEDLRKRICQVADQLNDEGMRVIALARKINPSPVGAFGTKDERDMVLMGYLAFLDPPKETAAKAIEALKDHGVTTKVLTGDNEKTTRCICRQVGLPVEHILLGSDLEAMDRKQLEAEVERTTVFAKLSPDQKARVVEALQAKGHTVGFMGDGINDAPALKMADIGISVDSAVDVAKESADIILLEKSLMVLEEGIVEGRKTYANMIKYIKMTASSNFGNMFSVLAASALLPFLPMSSLQLLVLNLLYEISCIAIPWDNVDEDYLKVPRNWEASSIGSFMLWLGPTSSVFDWVTYLVLYFVICPQVLSGGLTYNHIAADAVVGQGPFAGMNLRDAYEALFQAGWFVESMWTQTLVIHMLRTPKLPFIQSHASAMLTALTCTGIALCTLLPFTGSLGRDLGFLPLPGWYFGFLALVIAGYMLLTTSIKKAYIRHYGSLL; encoded by the coding sequence ATGAAAAAAGAGAATATGAACAAAAAAATCCAGGCAGCAGCCCAGGTCGCCCAGGCAAAGCTCCAGCAGGCTGCCGCCCTGGATGTGAATGGGGTGCTGGCCCGGTACGGAGCCAGCCTCACCGGGCTGACGGAAGCCCAGGTGGAAGATTCCCGGGAAAAATTCGGCGCCAACCGGGTGACCCGGGAGAAGAAAAAGAGCCTGGCCGCCCGGCTGATCCAGGCTTTTGTGAATCCCTTTACGGTGATCCTGTTTGTCCTGGCCGGGGTATCCACGGTAACGGACATCATCCTGCCCCTGAAGCAGGGGGATATGGACAGCTTCAATCCGGTGACGGTGATCATCATCCTGACCCTGCTGCTGATTTCCGGGGTCCTGCGGTTTGTCCAGGAAACCCGCAGCGGGGATGCGGCGGCCAAGCTGCTGGAACTGATCACCACCACCTGCACGGTAATCCGTGAGGGGGGCAAAAAACAGGAAATCCCTCTCCAGGACGTGACGGTGGGGGATCTGGTGTTCCTGTCCACCGGGGATATGGTGCCGGCGGATCTGCGGATTTTGGAAGCCAAGGACTTGTTTGTGAGCCAGTCGGCCCTTACCGGGGAAAGCGCTCCCCAGGAAAAGGTGTCCCAGGCGGTACAGGACAGCGAAAAGAAAGCCGTGACGGAACTGGCCAACCTGGCCTTTATGGGCACCAATGTAATTTCCGGGTCCGCCACCGGTCTGGTGCTGGGAGTGGGGGACCATACCCTGTTCGGGAGTATGGCCAGTTCCATGGCCCAGGAAGCTCCGGAAACCAACTTCACCAAGGGCGTCAATTCGGTGTCCTGGGTGCTGATCCGGTTCATGATGGCCATGGTGCCCCTGGTATTCTTCATCAACGGCATCACCAAGGGGGACTGGGTGGCAGCCTTCCTGTTTGCCATTTCCGTGGCGGTGGGTCTGACTCCGGAAATGCTGCCCATGATCGTCACCACCTGCCTGGCCAAAGGGGCCGTTTCCATGTCGGAGAAAAAGACGGTGGTGAAAAGCCTGAACTCCATCCAGAGCTTCGGGGCCATGGATGTACTGTGCACGGACAAGACCGGTACCCTGACCCAGGACAAGGTGGTGTTGGAATACCATCTGGATGCCAACGGGCGCCCCAGCCAGCGGGTGCTCCGGTATGCCTATCTGAACAGTTATTTCCAGACCGGGTACAAGAATTTCATGGACCGGGCCATTATCCAGAAAACGGAAGAAGAGGAAAATGCGGATCCCCGGCTGGTGGATCTGTCGGAAAACTACCGGAAGGTGGATGAGGTCCCCTTTGATTTTGCCCGGAGGAGACTGTCGGTGGTGGTCATCGATCCCAAAGGCCGTACCCAGATGATCACCAAGGGGGCTGTGGAAGAAATGCTGGGGATCTGCTCCCAGGTGGAACAGGAAAATGGTCCGGTGGCCCTGACGGAAGACCTGCGGAAACGGATCTGCCAGGTGGCGGACCAGCTGAACGACGAGGGGATGCGGGTGATTGCCCTGGCCCGGAAAATCAATCCTTCTCCGGTGGGGGCGTTCGGTACCAAAGATGAACGGGACATGGTGCTTATGGGCTATCTGGCCTTCCTGGATCCGCCCAAGGAAACGGCGGCCAAAGCCATTGAGGCCCTGAAGGACCACGGAGTCACCACCAAGGTGCTGACCGGGGACAACGAAAAGACCACCCGGTGCATCTGCCGTCAGGTGGGGCTGCCGGTGGAGCACATCCTGCTGGGCAGCGATCTGGAAGCCATGGACCGGAAGCAGCTGGAAGCGGAAGTGGAACGGACCACGGTGTTTGCCAAGCTGTCTCCGGACCAGAAGGCCCGGGTGGTGGAAGCCCTTCAGGCAAAAGGCCATACGGTGGGTTTCATGGGGGATGGGATCAATGATGCCCCGGCTCTCAAAATGGCGGATATCGGGATCTCTGTGGACAGTGCCGTGGACGTTGCCAAGGAAAGTGCGGATATCATCCTGCTGGAAAAGAGTCTGATGGTGCTGGAAGAAGGGATCGTGGAGGGCCGGAAAACTTATGCCAACATGATCAAATACATCAAGATGACCGCGTCTTCCAACTTCGGGAACATGTTTTCGGTGCTGGCGGCCAGTGCCCTGCTGCCTTTCCTGCCCATGAGCAGCCTCCAGCTGCTGGTCCTGAACCTGCTGTATGAAATTTCCTGCATTGCCATTCCCTGGGACAATGTGGATGAGGATTACCTGAAGGTGCCCCGGAACTGGGAGGCCTCCAGCATCGGCAGCTTCATGCTGTGGCTGGGGCCCACCAGTTCGGTGTTCGACTGGGTTACCTACCTGGTGCTGTATTTCGTGATCTGTCCCCAGGTGCTGTCCGGGGGACTTACCTACAATCATATTGCTGCCGACGCAGTGGTGGGCCAGGGGCCTTTTGCGGGGATGAACCTGCGGGATGCCTATGAGGCTCTGTTCCAGGCGGGATGGTTCGTGGAATCCATGTGGACCCAGACCCTGGTGATCCATATGCTCCGGACCCCCAAACTGCCCTTTATCCAGAGCCATGCCTCGGCCATGCTGACGGCGCTTACCTGCACGGGAATCGCCCTGTGCACCCTGCTGCCCTTTACCGGCAGCCTGGGAAGGGATCTGGGGTTCCTGCCTCTGCCGGGATGGTATTTCGGGTTCCTGGCCCTGGTGATCGCAGGGTATATGCTGCTGACCACCAGCATCAAAAAAGCCTACATCCGGCATTACGGGAGCCTGCTTTGA
- a CDS encoding aromatic amino acid transport family protein: MEYTETEQMVADQEETGALEIRRLTFTEAVMLVVGATIGSGVLGLAYASRKAGWPVLLTWLLAAGFLSVASMLYVAETALRTRRPLQLSGLAEKYVGKTGSWLIFFSVGATSFCSLIAYITGCGKILSTFLGIPLEEASLLFSVGATAVVWLGLKVTGAAEKYLGLGMILMLLLLVGASFLRARVPMEEILYAHWSWGIPVFNIAVFCYAVQYIVPELARGFRDRPDKLVPAILGGTGISFLILALVPLAVFLMLPGEEITEVASLSWGRALKNPLFYLLVNFFAFCAMLTSFWAIAESFLTNCIERMGFRSERDIRSRALCLVFIVVPPIFLASSGLVGFVNAIFSAGTFGGIIMSVLPVFMVRSARKRGDQEPCWQCGWLAARPVQGLVLTVFLGSGIYALLSMAGMLPKGW; this comes from the coding sequence ATGGAATATACGGAAACGGAGCAGATGGTAGCAGATCAGGAGGAAACCGGAGCCCTGGAAATCCGGCGGCTGACTTTTACGGAAGCCGTGATGCTGGTGGTGGGAGCCACCATTGGTTCCGGGGTGCTGGGACTGGCCTATGCCAGCCGGAAGGCCGGGTGGCCGGTGCTGCTGACCTGGCTTCTGGCTGCCGGTTTCCTTTCGGTGGCCTCCATGCTCTATGTGGCGGAAACGGCCCTGCGCACCCGGCGGCCCCTGCAGCTTTCCGGGCTGGCGGAAAAATATGTGGGGAAGACCGGATCCTGGCTGATCTTCTTTTCCGTGGGAGCCACCAGTTTCTGCAGCCTGATCGCCTATATCACCGGCTGCGGGAAGATCCTCAGCACTTTTCTGGGTATTCCCCTGGAAGAGGCCAGCCTGCTGTTTTCCGTGGGGGCCACTGCCGTGGTCTGGCTGGGCCTGAAGGTTACCGGGGCGGCGGAGAAGTACCTGGGGCTGGGGATGATCCTGATGCTGCTCCTGCTGGTGGGGGCTTCCTTCCTCAGGGCACGGGTTCCCATGGAAGAGATCCTCTATGCTCACTGGTCCTGGGGCATCCCGGTATTCAACATTGCGGTGTTCTGCTATGCGGTCCAGTATATTGTGCCGGAACTGGCCCGGGGATTCCGGGACCGGCCGGACAAACTGGTGCCGGCCATCCTGGGCGGCACGGGAATCTCTTTCCTGATCCTGGCCCTGGTGCCCCTGGCGGTATTCCTGATGCTGCCCGGGGAGGAAATCACGGAAGTGGCCTCCCTTTCCTGGGGACGGGCCCTGAAAAATCCCCTGTTCTATCTGTTGGTGAATTTCTTTGCCTTCTGTGCCATGCTCACTTCTTTCTGGGCCATTGCAGAAAGCTTCCTTACCAACTGCATCGAGCGGATGGGCTTCCGGTCGGAACGGGATATCCGGAGCCGGGCTCTGTGCCTGGTCTTTATTGTGGTCCCGCCCATCTTTCTGGCCAGCAGCGGTCTGGTGGGGTTTGTGAATGCCATTTTCAGCGCCGGGACCTTCGGGGGCATCATCATGTCCGTGCTGCCGGTGTTCATGGTCCGGAGTGCCCGGAAGAGGGGGGACCAGGAACCCTGCTGGCAGTGCGGATGGCTGGCCGCCCGTCCGGTACAGGGCCTGGTGCTGACCGTGTTCCTGGGCTCCGGCATCTACGCCCTGCTGAGCATGGCCGGGATGCTGCCGAAGGGGTGGTAA
- a CDS encoding bile acid:sodium symporter family protein, whose product MLDAIVRFCTRYMSIGVVLIGFLGILEPGLMKPLAPQIPTFLGIIMFGMGMSLTPDDFRNVFRQPKNVAIGTLLQFTIMPAVAFGLIHLFRLPPAIAIGVVLVGCCPGGTASNVISYIAHADVALSVSMTMVNTLLAPFVTPFLVWLIAGTWVDIDFVSMMLSIVKMVLLPLILGIGMNAFFPRQVSRIIRVMPMLSALVVILTVGCVVSMSGRAIVDNGLVILCVVILHNLCGMLLGGFCARHFGLDKAQCRAMTIEVGMQNSGLASTLALMYFTAAGGIAGAIFSVWHNVSGSLFASYCVGKDEEDQQEEEAGELVEEKNRN is encoded by the coding sequence ATGCTGGATGCAATCGTACGCTTCTGCACCCGTTACATGTCCATCGGGGTGGTGCTCATCGGATTCCTGGGGATCCTGGAGCCGGGGCTCATGAAGCCTCTGGCCCCCCAGATCCCCACCTTCCTGGGCATCATCATGTTCGGCATGGGCATGAGCCTGACCCCGGATGATTTCCGGAATGTGTTCCGGCAGCCGAAGAACGTGGCCATCGGGACCCTGCTCCAGTTCACCATCATGCCCGCCGTGGCCTTCGGGCTGATCCATCTGTTCCGGCTCCCTCCCGCCATCGCCATTGGGGTTGTGCTGGTGGGCTGCTGTCCGGGCGGCACCGCTTCCAATGTAATCTCCTACATTGCCCATGCGGATGTGGCCCTGTCCGTTTCCATGACCATGGTGAACACCCTGCTGGCGCCCTTTGTGACCCCCTTCCTGGTGTGGCTCATTGCCGGCACCTGGGTGGACATCGACTTTGTGTCCATGATGCTTTCCATTGTCAAGATGGTGCTGCTGCCCCTGATCCTGGGAATCGGGATGAACGCTTTCTTTCCCCGTCAGGTCAGCCGGATCATCCGGGTGATGCCCATGCTCTCCGCCCTGGTGGTGATCCTCACCGTGGGCTGCGTGGTATCCATGTCCGGACGGGCCATTGTGGACAACGGACTGGTGATCCTCTGTGTGGTGATCCTCCACAACCTGTGCGGGATGCTGCTGGGAGGATTCTGCGCCCGCCATTTCGGGCTGGACAAAGCCCAGTGCCGGGCCATGACCATTGAAGTGGGCATGCAGAATTCCGGTCTGGCCTCCACCCTGGCCCTGATGTACTTCACCGCGGCCGGGGGCATCGCCGGAGCCATCTTCTCCGTATGGCACAACGTATCCGGTTCCCTTTTCGCTTCCTACTGCGTAGGGAAAGATGAAGAAGATCAGCAGGAAGAAGAAGCGGGCGAACTGGTGGAAGAAAAGAATAGGAATTGA
- the panC gene encoding pantoate--beta-alanine ligase, with protein sequence MQLFRTVKDLKDFVRTAKKEGKTIGLVPTMGALHEGHASLIKAAAKENDVVIVSDFVNPTQFGPSEDYDAYPRKLAADEKVAEAAGATAIFAPSPAEMYPHKDMTWVEVTGNITKVLCGRTRPIHFRGVATVCTKLFNLSQADRAYFGLKDAQQTEVLRRMVEDLFMNVELRIMPIVRESDGLAKSSRNVYLSPEERKAALILSRSLKHAKEAFAAGERDPRKLVDQVTAEIRTEPMSNIDYVELYGMPGLTEVTGPIDGRVLLAVAVKFGTTRLIDNVVLEG encoded by the coding sequence ATGCAACTGTTCCGTACCGTAAAAGATCTGAAGGACTTTGTCCGCACTGCCAAAAAAGAAGGCAAAACCATCGGCCTGGTGCCCACCATGGGCGCCCTCCACGAAGGGCATGCCTCTCTGATCAAAGCCGCTGCCAAAGAAAATGACGTGGTCATCGTCAGCGACTTTGTGAACCCCACCCAGTTCGGCCCCAGCGAAGACTATGATGCCTATCCCCGGAAGCTGGCCGCAGACGAAAAAGTCGCGGAAGCCGCCGGTGCCACGGCCATCTTTGCCCCTTCGCCGGCTGAAATGTATCCCCACAAGGATATGACCTGGGTGGAAGTGACGGGCAATATCACCAAAGTTCTTTGCGGCCGCACACGCCCCATCCATTTCCGGGGTGTGGCAACGGTATGCACCAAGCTGTTCAATCTCTCCCAGGCCGACCGGGCCTATTTCGGGCTGAAAGATGCCCAGCAGACGGAAGTCCTCCGCCGGATGGTGGAAGACTTGTTTATGAACGTGGAACTCCGTATTATGCCTATCGTTCGGGAATCCGACGGACTGGCCAAAAGTTCCCGGAACGTCTACCTGTCTCCGGAAGAACGGAAGGCTGCCCTGATCCTTTCCCGGAGCCTGAAGCATGCAAAAGAAGCCTTTGCCGCCGGCGAAAGGGATCCCCGGAAACTGGTGGACCAGGTAACGGCGGAAATCAGGACCGAACCCATGAGCAACATCGATTACGTGGAACTGTACGGCATGCCCGGCCTGACGGAAGTCACCGGACCCATTGACGGCCGTGTGCTGCTGGCCGTGGCCGTAAAATTCGGCACCACCCGTCTCATCGACAATGTGGTGCTGGAGGGCTGA